The Solibacillus sp. FSL W7-1464 genome contains a region encoding:
- a CDS encoding proline dehydrogenase family protein, with the protein MSLKDFFIALSENQTLNSAAQKYGFKLGAQSVVAGTNIDEVIESIKHLNAQGISCTVDNLGEFVFEKSAALAAKEQILAVIERIHSENLEAHISLKPSQLGLDIDFEFCYENLKEIVALANEYQIFVNFDMENYARLHPSFELLEKIHAEYNNVGTVIQAYFFESDENVERFKDYRLRLVKGAYKEDESVAYQNKADIDRKFIDQIEYHLLHGKFTSIATHDHNVINHVKQFVEMHNVPNDKFEFQMLYGFRKEMQLSLAKEGYNFCTYVPFGNDWYGYFMRRLAERPQNMTLVTKQVFTKKTNTILAVAAGAFLAGRMSKKYR; encoded by the coding sequence ATGTCATTAAAAGATTTTTTTATCGCACTTTCAGAAAATCAAACATTAAATTCTGCAGCCCAAAAATACGGATTTAAGCTGGGGGCGCAAAGTGTCGTTGCAGGTACAAATATCGATGAAGTGATAGAAAGCATCAAGCATTTAAATGCACAGGGTATTTCTTGCACTGTCGATAATCTGGGGGAATTTGTATTTGAGAAGTCTGCTGCACTTGCTGCAAAAGAACAAATTTTAGCCGTAATCGAACGCATTCACAGTGAAAATCTTGAAGCACACATCTCTTTGAAACCTTCTCAGTTAGGGTTGGATATTGATTTTGAATTTTGCTATGAAAATTTAAAAGAGATTGTTGCATTGGCAAATGAATATCAGATTTTCGTTAATTTTGATATGGAAAACTATGCTCGGCTACATCCTTCATTTGAACTATTGGAAAAGATCCATGCTGAATACAATAATGTCGGTACAGTAATTCAAGCATACTTTTTCGAGTCGGATGAAAATGTCGAACGCTTTAAAGATTACCGTTTACGTCTCGTAAAAGGCGCATACAAAGAAGATGAATCTGTCGCTTATCAAAATAAAGCCGATATTGACCGCAAATTTATAGATCAAATTGAATACCATTTACTACATGGCAAATTCACTTCGATTGCAACACATGACCATAATGTAATTAATCATGTAAAACAATTTGTCGAAATGCATAATGTTCCGAATGATAAATTCGAGTTCCAAATGCTTTATGGCTTCCGTAAAGAAATGCAGTTGAGTCTTGCAAAAGAAGGATACAACTTCTGTACGTATGTACCGTTTGGTAATGATTGGTACGGCTACTTTATGCGCCGTTTAGCTGAACGCCCGCAAAACATGACTCTTGTCACAAAACAAGTATTTACGAAAAAAACAAATACAATTTTAGCAGTTGCAGCAGGTGCATTTTTAGCTGGACGTATGTCTAAAAAGTATAGATAA
- a CDS encoding sigma 54-interacting transcriptional regulator: MNQLDRSSVFEFLIEKIETGLCAIDENGRVIVYNKKMRELTGESLEQITQRFLSQSLDFNLEQNMLQKVLASGQSFKHIKQTFWNARGEEVTMMNDYYPYTLNDGTKIAIQFSRDITQQEFLMDRPLSRYGAPLTFDIITAVSKSMKQVIQQAKIAALGRIPVMLVGESGTGKDMIAEGIHHELAEKNERFITLICRRNEETLLAQIEKYIAEEKNYTFFAERIEFLSDEAQNRIVELLEKHSERNHVFIASIGEDPIDLIQKGQLSKNLYYLFSNLTIQVPALRERREDIKPFVDDYFARRRIAYGSPVKGLAPEIEEIFMNYDWPGNLKELEVLLDDISALLTTEEYVELIHIPAYFKWKLQQAEPHTSEQQKLFDFSGQTLQPLDEYMRKVEDYYISHALQLNDGNISQTAKALGIHRQGLQYRLKRK, encoded by the coding sequence ATGAATCAACTAGATCGCTCTAGTGTTTTTGAATTTTTGATCGAAAAAATAGAAACCGGACTTTGCGCTATCGACGAAAATGGACGAGTCATCGTTTACAACAAAAAAATGCGCGAACTTACCGGTGAATCACTTGAACAAATTACACAGCGCTTTTTATCACAGTCACTTGACTTTAACTTGGAGCAAAATATGCTGCAAAAAGTTTTAGCTTCGGGTCAAAGTTTCAAACATATTAAGCAAACGTTCTGGAATGCCCGTGGTGAAGAAGTGACCATGATGAATGACTATTATCCATATACCCTTAATGACGGAACGAAAATCGCCATTCAATTTTCCCGCGACATTACACAGCAGGAGTTTTTAATGGACCGGCCTTTAAGTCGTTACGGGGCTCCATTAACTTTTGATATTATTACCGCTGTCTCAAAATCGATGAAGCAAGTCATCCAGCAAGCAAAAATTGCCGCGCTAGGCCGGATTCCGGTCATGCTTGTCGGTGAATCAGGGACAGGGAAAGATATGATTGCAGAAGGTATTCATCATGAGCTGGCAGAAAAAAACGAACGCTTTATTACATTGATTTGCCGCCGCAATGAAGAAACATTGCTCGCTCAAATCGAGAAATATATTGCCGAGGAAAAAAACTATACGTTTTTTGCCGAGCGGATTGAGTTTTTATCAGATGAAGCACAAAATCGCATCGTGGAGCTTCTGGAAAAACATTCCGAACGTAATCATGTATTTATTGCAAGTATTGGTGAAGATCCGATTGATTTAATTCAGAAAGGTCAACTTTCCAAAAATCTGTATTACTTATTTTCCAACTTAACGATTCAAGTACCGGCATTACGTGAGCGCCGTGAAGACATCAAACCTTTCGTGGACGATTATTTTGCTCGCCGACGCATTGCATATGGCAGTCCTGTTAAAGGATTGGCACCTGAAATCGAGGAAATATTTATGAACTATGACTGGCCGGGAAATTTAAAAGAACTTGAAGTATTGCTCGATGATATTAGCGCATTGCTAACAACGGAAGAATATGTCGAACTTATCCATATTCCAGCATATTTCAAGTGGAAACTCCAGCAAGCAGAGCCACATACTTCAGAGCAGCAAAAATTATTCGACTTCTCCGGACAAACATTGCAGCCTCTTGATGAATATATGCGTAAAGTTGAAGATTATTATATTTCACATGCATTACAGCTGAATGATGGAAATATTTCACAAACAGCTAAAGCACTGGGCATCCACCGTCAAGGTTTACAATATCGTTTAAAACGTAAATAG